The genomic stretch gcattaaaaaaaaaaaaaaaaatgtgtaaattcaaCAAGCTGtgctaaaaatgtttttaaattttttagtatgttttaattttttaaattgcagtccaTCTCCACAGGTAATATTATCTTTGACTATGCTGATATGTTGGAAACAAACTGCGTGCCTTCGTTATTATTGCATTGGTATCCTGTGCAGTGAGGGGGTTCATGCAAAGGGAATTGAACTGCTTTGCACAGAAGCAAGGACCCCCCTGTATACCATGTGGGGGGAGGAGCAAGGACCCCCCTATATACCATGTGGGGGGAGGCGCAAGGACCCCCCCCTATATACCATGTGGGGGGAGGCGCAAGGACCCCCCCCTATATACCATGTGGGGGGAGGCGCAAGGACCCCCCTATATACCATGTGGGGGGAGGCGCAAGGACCCCCCTATATACCATGTGGGGGGAGGCGCAAGGACCCCCCCCGTATATACCATGTGGGGGGAGGCGCAAGGACCCCGGTATATACCATGTGGGGGGAGGCGCAAGGACCCCCCCCTATATACCATGTGGGGGGAGGCGCAAGGACCCCGGTATATACCATGTGGGGGGAGGCGCAAGGAACCCCGGTATATACCATGTGGGGGGAGGCGCAAGGACCCCCCCTATATACCATGTGGGGGGAGGCGCAAGGACCCCCCCTATATACCATGTGGGGGGAGGCGCAAGGACCCCGGTATATACCATGTGGGGGGAGGCGCAAGGACCCCCGTATATACCATGTGGGGGGAGGCGCAAGGACCCCCCTATATACCATGTGGGGGGAGGCGCAAGGACCCCCCTATATACCATGTGGGGGGAGGCGCAAGGACCCCCCTATATACCATGTGGGGGGAGGCGCAAGGAACCCCGGTATATACCATGTGGGGGGAGGCGCAAGGAGTCCAATATATACCATGTGGGGGGAGATGCAAGGACCCCCCTATATACCATGTGGGGGGAGGCGCAAGGAACCCCGGTATATACCATGTGGGGGGAGGCGCAAGGACCCCGGTATATACCATGTGGGGGGAGGCGCAAGGACCCCCCTATATACCATGTAGGGGGAGATGCAAGGACCCCCCTATATACCATGTGGGGGGAGATGCAAGGAACCCTGTATATACCATGTGGGGGGAGGTGCAAGGACCCCGGTATATACCATGTGGGGGGAGGCGCAAGGAACCTTGTATATACCATGGGGGGGGAGATGCAAGGAACCCCTGTATATACCATGTGTGGGGAGGCGCATCAGGGTTCTGGTACACTAGATGTCGGGGAGCGATGGTACACCCCCGTATTTTATACCATGGGGGGGAGGCGCGCGGGGGTGGACATGAGTtatgccggggggggggggggggggggggggggggggggggggacaggctGGTTTGCAATGCAGGGGAGTCACACGGTTGGTACAAAGTGGGTTGGAGTACCGGTCTAGCTTCTGAGACCGCAGGGTTATAGAGTGGAATATGAAAGACAGGCTAGACCTTATTttgtctgttgtgtgtgtctcattgcagTCTCTTACCCTGTTTGCattaggtttgtgtgtgtgtgtctcacgctctctctctgtctcccaggGATAGGGATGGATTCCTGTGTGATTCCCTTGAGGCACGGCAGCCTGTCTCTGGTTCAGACCACAGACTTCTTCTACCCCCTGGTGGAGGACCCCTACATGATGGTGAGAGCAGCGAGGGGATAGGGTTTGTGACTGcattccctgtgtgtgtgtgtgtgtttgggatcTACAGTCCGCTCCCTGTGTGTGTTAAGGGACACAGCGTTCCCTGTGGTGTTTTGGGATCTCGTTACCGCTTAGAGCAACGGGACCAGGGTGTGTGGTTTGGATTCTCGTTCCATGATGTGTGTTGTGTGCACGTGTTTGGGATCATAACTcagcacacgtgtgtgtgtgtgtgtgtgttgggaatCTCGTTCACTGGAGGAGCATGTTGGTACCCTGGGATCTcgttccctgtgtgtgtgtgtgtgtgtttgggtgtgtgtgtgtgtgtgtgtgtgttccctgtGACACAAAAACCCTAATACTGTGTGTGCACCcgaaacacacaaaaaccctcGTGTGGTGGGATCTAGTTCCCCTGGTGGGTGTGGAATAAAACAGTGTGTTGGCGGATAGGTAGCAAACTCGTCAAACGTTACATGTGTGTGGGCGACAACACAGTGTGgtgagagtgggagagggagtgCGTTCCTGGACAGGGTGGTTGTGTGTGACCTAAGGCAAGGGGATCACACAGTTCCCTGGGGTGTGGGATGTTTCCGGCAGTGTAGGAGTGAAGTTCCACTATCTCGCGCCAAACTAAAACCCTAACCTTTGTTCGGCCGTTGGATACACACGACAAACCCTAGCAGCCTTTGGGAACAAGCACACACTCACAAACCCTAGGAGAGCTtccctgtgtgtgtttgggatctcgttccctgtgtgtgtttgggatctcgttccctgtgtgtgtgtgtgtgtttgggatctcgttccctgtgtgtgtttgggatctcgttccctgtgtgtgtttgggatctcgttccctgtgtgtgtgtgtgtgtgtgtgtgtgtgtttgggatgTCGTTTAAAACACCATCTCAGTCccctgtggtgtgtgtggtgtgtgttgggAAGCATCTCGGACACCTGTGTGTGGTGACTCGTTTCCCATGTGTGGTGTTTGGGGATCTCGTTCGAAGACACAGGGACACCACACACGTTCCACACACAAACCCTAGGGATATCTGCAAGGGTACAAACTGGGTgtggtcctgtgtgtgtgttgtgggatCTAGTTCCCTGTGTGTGGTTTGTGGGATTTTGGATcctagtgtggtgtgtgtggtgtgttgggATCTCGTTCCCTGTTGTGTGTGGGGAATCTACGGTTCCcggtgcgtgtggtgtgtttgggtttgggatCTCGTtccctgtgtgtgtttgggatctcgttccctgtgtgtgtgtgtgtgtgtttgggatctcgttccctgtgtgtgtttgggatctcgttccctgtgtgtgtttgggatctcgttccctgtgtgtgtttgggatctcgttccctgtgtgtgtgtttgggatcTCGTTCCCTGTGTGCGTTTGGGATCTCGTTCCCTGTGTGCGTTTGGGATCTCGTTCCCTGTGTGCGTTTGGGATCTCGTTCCCTGTGTGCGTTTGGGATCTCGTTCCCTGTGTGCGTTTGGGATCTCGTTCCCTGTGTGCGTTTGGGATCTCGTTCCCTGTGTGTGCGTTTGGGATCTcgttccctgtgtgtgtgtttgggatctcactccctgtgtgtgtgtgttttgtagggGCGGATCGCCTGTGCCAACGTGCTGAGTGACCTTTACGCCATGGGCATCACAGAGTGCGACAACATGCTGATGCTGCTGAGCGTCAGCCAGAGAATGAGCGACAAGGTGAGAGAAGGGACCCCTGATACACCCACACAGAcactgaaacaaagacaaacacattaTCCAACAATGGTATGTGAAttatggatagatagatagatagatagatggatagatagatggataaaTTTGCACTGCATCCAGCTGAAGGACAGCCTGTCTGAAACATTCAGAACTTTCATTGTAAATCTGTGTGTGTTCATTTGAAGCTTCACTTCTCTCTTGCCTGAACTGACACCCCCTCTCCCCCCAGGAGCGCGAGAAGGTAATGCCACTGATGATGCGTGGTTTCCGGGATGCTGCGGAGGAGGGGGGCACCTCGGTGACGGGGGGGCAGACTGTCCTGAACCCCTGGATCATCATCGGGGGGGTCGCCACTGTGGTGTGCCAGCCCAGCGAGTTCATCATGTGAGTCAGTCAACCAGATCCACCTCAGAAATGACCCTGAACCCAAATCAACACTCACACATCACCTCAATAACAGcagtgatgaaggcactggagcccaaacgctggtctgttCGATTCGGTCTCTCCTAGCTTCCCTAACCCTGctctctccactcctctctctcaGGCCGGACAATGCAGTCCCTGGTGATGTGCTGGTCCTCACAAAGCCTCTCGGGACTCAGGTTGCTGTCAATGCTCACCAGTGGATGGACATTGTAAGCAGACTCTTCCCCCTTCTCCCACTGATCAGAggggaaaataaatcattttagcaGCCTTTCAAATAGTTTggagtgcattttatttatttattatggccaaaacttttgcaatctcctagagttttaggattgtggcattaatttaaaaaagtgtgtgtgtgtgtgtgtgtgtgtgtgtgtgtgtatatatatatgaatgaatgaatgaatgaacataatttagatcttttaacaGCATGTAATCAAAGTTATGGTTCATTccacttcatgaagcaaaatgagttcattctatagagggatgcaaaacttttggccagagttgTATACtactgcctctctgtctgtctgaatcTGCCTCTCTTGTCTGTTTCTCTGTCAGCCAGAAAAATGGAACAAGATCAAGCTGGTGGTTTCGAAAGATGATGTGGAGCTGGCGTACCAAGAGGCGATGTACAACATGGCGATGCTGAACAGGACAGGTGAGAGATGAGCTGGGAGAGTTAATCTTATTAGTGTTTGCACAGCAgtcagcagggatgggaataagactcctgttgcacagcagtttgatccattcctggttccACTGTGAGTTTTTTTaatagtaagacacacctgagcttgttacctgcacacactgtggctaatcaagctggtagtaaaacctggaatggggtgAAGCTGCTGTGGAATAGGAGTCTCATATCCATCCCTGTGTCACTGTGCAGTATAGGCTAGTTCATATTCAATATTCCTTCACACTAATtgttctcctctctctgtctctcgctctctcagcGGCTGGTCTCATGCACACCTTCAATGCCCACGCTGCCACTGACATCACAGGGTTTGGAATCCTCGGCCACGCCCAGAACCTGGCGCAGCAGCAGCGCTGTGACGTGGCCTTCGTCATCCACAACCTGCCCATCATCGCCAAGATGGCTGCCATCAGCAAGGCCTGCGGGAGCATGTTTGGATTATTGCAGGGGAGCTCGGCTGAGACatcgggtgagagagagagactgccatacacactgagacactgccaCAGTCAGGAGTATTACTgtattatgttgtatttttttcctctctctgttCAGGAGGTCTGCTGGTCTGTCTGCCCCGGGAGCAGGCGGCGCGGTTCTGTGCTGAGATTAAGTCCCCGAAGTACGGCGAGGGTCACCAGGCCTGGATCATCGGCATCGTGGAGAAGGGGAACCGCAGCGCCCGCATCATCGACAAGCCCCGAATCATCGAGGTGACCCCCcggggggcaggggcaggggggcaggagagcacccccaccaccacccccagcCCTGAGGCACtggcatagacacacacacacccagacagacagcATCCCCAGCCCCAAGAccctgacagacacacacacacacacacagacaggctgctGCAGAACctggcacacagacacacacagccccaaaCTCCAGTTTAATAATCTGCTGTTTTGTCGGCTGCTTTTGCAGTACTCCCTCGGATTGCCCTCTTCTGTCATTTCATTCTTtcgttctttctttttgtataatCTCTTGGTCAGGTTTTCCGCCCCTCATTTTTCCACCCTGTTCAGCCTTCAGGGTTGAGAGCAACAGACCAAAAATTCTTCCTCTTTCTCGGTGGGAGGAAAGATGAGGGGGGGAGGAGCGACCCTTTCAACTGCAAAACGCAGGTTAATCAGAATCTCCGACTGTCTGATCCACAAGAGCTGCAACAGAAACACTGAATGAAGGAATCAATTCAGTGGCTCAGCCGTCTCTTGCCAAAAAAAGTGTGGCATTGAATTAATGaagttttatttcagtgtttctgttgaagacgctgagaaagacttctagtggaaacgcttgtcaCTGAATTATTGAAGTGTGTTTAAAATCTACTGCTAGCGTCTTAACCTGTACCCTAGACAAAGGGTACTACCCTCAATGTGCCCCTTCTTACCTACCCTTACAAGAAGGGCGCCTCTCTGATCCCCCTGGAGTGTGTGTCTAAGTGGATTGCCATACCCTCTTTTAATAACTTGTACAATTTACGTATTTCCAATAGAGGCCTGTTTTGATTGTGGGTGAAGTTTGGAAGCGAGCGATATTCAGCTCATTTATCATTCAGTGTTGAAGGGTTTAGGGCTTTTCAAACTGTCCTAACAGCATCCTGATGTTGCCTTGACTTGATGCCTTTAAGCTTGCGCACGTGGGTGCAATTTGAGGTCtgcggtaataataataattaggtaaTACAGCCTATTTAAGGACTGCAACTTTTTGTCAGGGTTTATTTTTAACCAGCGTCCGAAATATATTGGGCAAGTTTAACTTTTTGTAAGGAGCTCCTAACCAGTGCGTTGATTTGAAGTGAAGGTTTCGGGCGCTTTGTCGTGCGAGAGCCACACTCGGAGAAACTAGAAGTGTAGCTGCTGCTGAGACGGTCCAGTGGGGACAGGAGTCTGTCTCGGTGTAATCTGGAAATCCTGTCATCCATGCCACTGCTAAATAGGAGAGGTTCATTTTGATATTTTGGGCACTGGTCAATAATAATGGCCATTTCTTTTATCTGCAGTACAGATTAATTTATAATAGACTGGCGTTTTGTGGGCAGCTTAGTAAGTGGAGGCAAAattctggtgtgtgtgtgatatatactTATGCTGAATTATCAATTTGCTTAAAGATGAAGATAATGAAAGATTGTAGATTTTTCTTAAAtttgagttattttttaatttacacatgattttttttttaagtatgatgTGCTTTAGAAACAAAGTgtgtaattttaatttaaaacaaaaaaaaaaaacacctttcctGGTTTTTGGAACAAGAATTGAGCAGCTTGTCCCAAAACCGCAAGGAATCTGTGGGTGTGAAACCGAGGCTTCTGCTTGGCTGATCCGCCTGTCACGCGTTTTCACCCCCTGCCAATGACGCTCCTCCCTCCAAACCCTGTCGCCAGGGGTGGGTGGGGCTGAAACAAAGCCAGGGGGACGGGGGCTGGCTGAGCTGAGCCAATCAGAGGCCTCCCATTGCTTGCAACTACCAAAAATCAtgttctgaataataataataataaaaacttgtttCTTTAAATGAAGTGTGTGGCGTGCTTTATTATATAGTGATCAGTAAGAAGGTGACAAGCCCTGTCATCTCATTCTCCTTTCAGTGACACAAACGCTGGAACCACAGCCTGTTCTATAAAAACAGATTCAATACCTAGATACcggctttttctgttttttattttatttcaattcaatGACTTGTAACAAGTGTATCAGTGGCTCCCTCTGATCGTCCTGagagtgtgtttcattctctGGCGCTGTTTGTGGGACAGACCCTCCCTCCCGGTACCTCGGTTTTATATCGGCTAATCTGTTGGGTTTCAGGAGGTCTGTCATAtaaagagtgcaagagaatgaGACACCCGGCAGGAATCGGACTCGCTGAGATACATTGACACATAGTGATAAACAGACACGCTGATGCTCACTGACACAAAGATAGACCGATACACTAAGACATACTGACACTgacagcaggcacagcacagagtaGTAAATCACAGAGAAGGTAATgacccagcccccttctcaaagcacagagaagataatgaaccagcccccttctcaaagcacagagaagataatgaaccagcccccttctcaaagcacagagaagataatgaaccagcccccttctcaaagcacagtgaagataatgaaccagcacccttctcaaagcacagtgaagataacgaaccagccccctcctcaaagcacagtgaagataatgaaccagcccccttctcaaagcacagtgaagataatgaaccagcccccttctcaaagcacagtgaagataatgaaccagcccccttctcaaagcacagagaagataatgaaccagcccccttctcaaagcacagagaagataatgaaccagcccccttctcaaagcacagtgaagataatgaaccagcccccttctcaaagcacagagaagataatgaaccagcccccttctcaaagcacagagaagataatgaaccagcccccttctcaaagcacagtgaagataatgaaccagccccttctcaaagcacagagatgataatgaaccagcccccttctcaaagcacagtgaagataatgaaccagcccccttctcaaagcacagtgaagataatgaaccagcccccttctcaaagcacagtgaagataatgaaccagcccccttctcaaagcacagtgaagataatgaaccagcccccttctcaaagcacagtgaagataatgaaccagcccccttctcaaagcacagtgaagataatgaaccagcccccttctcaaagcacagagatgataatgaaccagcccccttctcaaagcacagtgaagataatgaaccagcccccttctcaaagcacagagatgataatgaaccagcccccttctcaaagtttcaaacagttttttttttaaatgtataaaacatatataaaccCAATCTATCAAATAAAACATACCAGTAAGACGTCGATTAGAAGTGGTCACCCACTGAAGTTATTAAGAGACTGAGTGTTGGCGCAGTTGTGCAGGAGTGCTTCTTGCAGCTGCAGTGGCGCGGCTCGTCCACACCATGCGCCGCCGTCTCTCCTGGGCGGGTCTCCTCGGATTGACCCGGAGCTGGATCCTGTCTCATTTCTTAATACATGCAAACAATAACAGCAAGCCGAGCGGAGCCGCCCGTCCTACGCGTTATTAACGGGGCTAGGAAGAGGCAAAAGCGAGTGAAcagatcaatatatatatatatgcatatgtatataGACAGGATATATTGATTGCAAAGGACACCGGCCGCATGCAATGGTGAGTTCCCAGCATCGACTTGCAAATAACGCAGTCGCGACGTTTTGCTTTTAAACAAGGTACCCCGACACAGGGTGATCGGGAGCATCGCTTCCACACGGCTCTGTGTGTTTATAATATCACGCGTGTGTTTATAATATCACGCGTGTGTTTATAATATCACGCGTGTAATCAGCTGTGGTCTGACGGGGTTGCGAAAGCGTCGCTTGTTGCGCAAACACACCAACAATATCAATACCGACGCATAGAGAAAGCAATGCCATGTGTATTTCTaatcgattattattattattattattattattattattgactcaTCTTAACAGGGGCTTGGTATATTGCGCTGAAATTAGCGAGCAGGGCACAGCAGTGGCActaaagagggggggggggaggggggggctaaGCGTTAAACTAACTGGGATTGAAATGGTTTAATTAGCCTTGATTAAAACgatttcattttcaaattaatttagtGAAAGCTTTTGAACTGaaagtgcaatatatatatatatatatgtatatgtgtgtgatgttgatgtttttttattgtgttgtagtTTTCATTCttgtcaattttttttaacagttgagTAGCTCAGGTAGACTGCGATGTGTGGACAACTTGAACACAGATAAATAGACAAccggggacagacagacagacacagacacacagacagacacacacacacacacaaacaggcagacagatacacacagattcacacagacacacaggcagacagatacacacacaaatagacaggcaggcagatacacacacagatacacaggcaggcaggacacagacacacacacagacacacacacacacacagacacacagatacacacacagatacacaggcaggcaggcagacagacacacagatacacacacaaatagacaggcaggcagatacacacacaggcaggcaggcagatacagacagacagacacacacacagacacacagatacacacacaaatagacaggcaggcagatacacacacagacacacagatacacacacagacacacagatacacagacagacagacacacagacatggcGCATCAAAGAGGAGTCAACAGCCTGCACTTCAACCAGGACCAGAGTGAGTgcggagattattattattagtattatgatgattattattattattatgttattattagtgttattgttattattattattattagtattagtattagtactGCTCTTATTTCATGTTGTTTCCAGGCTGTTTCTGCTGTGCGATGGAGACAGGGGTCCGAATCTACAACGTGGAGCCGCTCATGGAGAAAGGACACCTGGGTGAGCCAGCCTGACAATCACTGGATTTAGAAATCACTGGATATAGAAATCACTGGATAGTAG from Polyodon spathula isolate WHYD16114869_AA chromosome 43, ASM1765450v1, whole genome shotgun sequence encodes the following:
- the LOC121305513 gene encoding selenide, water dikinase 1-like, yielding MDSCVIPLRHGSLSLVQTTDFFYPLVEDPYMMGRIACANVLSDLYAMGITECDNMLMLLSVSQRMSDKEREKVMPLMMRGFRDAAEEGGTSVTGGQTVLNPWIIIGGVATVVCQPSEFIMPDNAVPGDVLVLTKPLGTQVAVNAHQWMDIPEKWNKIKLVVSKDDVELAYQEAMYNMAMLNRTAAGLMHTFNAHAATDITGFGILGHAQNLAQQQRCDVAFVIHNLPIIAKMAAISKACGSMFGLLQGSSAETSGGLLVCLPREQAARFCAEIKSPKYGEGHQAWIIGIVEKGNRSARIIDKPRIIEVTPRGAGAGGQESTPTTTPSPEALA